The Cohnella abietis genome has a segment encoding these proteins:
- a CDS encoding nucleotidyltransferase family protein translates to MKINKEEDIIQLVKKDIWMMEILKTVQGLNLPDWWVCAGFVRSKVWDVLHGFTNRTPLPDVDVIFFDKGNVNEEVEKKWEQKLRSINPNIPWSVKNEARMHVANNIPPYSSSVDAISKFPETATALGLTIDEHNKVHLVAPCGVEDVLNFIIRPTPFFEETTERTKIYEERIAKKNWRAIWNRLQVAP, encoded by the coding sequence ATGAAAATAAACAAAGAGGAAGACATTATTCAGCTTGTTAAAAAGGATATTTGGATGATGGAGATACTAAAAACAGTACAAGGCTTGAATCTGCCTGACTGGTGGGTTTGTGCAGGCTTTGTACGTTCTAAAGTTTGGGATGTGCTTCACGGGTTTACTAATAGAACACCACTGCCTGATGTAGATGTGATCTTTTTTGATAAAGGTAATGTTAATGAAGAAGTAGAAAAGAAATGGGAGCAGAAGCTTAGAAGTATTAATCCTAACATTCCTTGGTCGGTCAAAAATGAAGCAAGAATGCACGTAGCAAATAACATACCGCCTTATTCATCTTCCGTAGATGCGATCTCAAAGTTTCCGGAAACAGCGACAGCATTGGGTCTCACAATAGATGAACACAACAAAGTCCACCTAGTAGCTCCTTGTGGAGTAGAAGATGTTTTAAACTTCATTATAAGGCCCACACCATTTTTTGAAGAAACGACCGAAAGAACAAAGATTTATGAAGAACGCATTGCAAAGAAAAATTGGAGGGCGATTTGGAATAGGCTCCAAGTTGCCCCCTAG
- a CDS encoding DMT family transporter produces the protein MPRLLVTALIVLSLIWGGSFFFIKQLLEDFGPWTIAFLRSSFGLVTIVIIMLILRKPFELKRIPWIPMAVMALVNTAIPWALIGLSETRLTSGMASILNATTPLWTIVVGTLFFKAVTNRMQWIGMGVAFVGLLVLLGINPVSIISVDLFGFVCMITATLCYAFGSQLSRRFKELSMYQITFGTLLCAMLGSGGMAFSVEQVSWSHLASSSNMAMIIGLGVFGSGIAYILFYYMVQKGSPEFATMVTYLVPASAIIWGSTLLNEQIHWNLLLGLVFILGGVFLANRKRRSVEGGIK, from the coding sequence GTGCCTCGTCTACTCGTTACCGCCTTAATTGTTCTTAGTCTCATCTGGGGTGGCTCATTTTTCTTTATTAAACAGCTGCTTGAGGATTTTGGTCCGTGGACGATTGCTTTCCTCAGATCAAGCTTCGGTTTAGTTACAATTGTTATCATTATGCTCATTTTGCGCAAGCCATTTGAATTGAAGAGAATACCATGGATTCCAATGGCCGTTATGGCTTTAGTGAATACTGCAATTCCTTGGGCACTTATCGGGCTAAGCGAAACGAGATTGACCAGCGGAATGGCATCGATATTAAATGCGACTACACCGCTGTGGACAATTGTTGTCGGAACACTGTTTTTCAAAGCAGTTACGAACAGAATGCAATGGATTGGTATGGGAGTTGCTTTTGTCGGCTTGCTTGTTTTACTGGGTATTAACCCAGTTTCGATTATTTCAGTGGATCTATTTGGCTTTGTATGTATGATTACAGCAACGTTGTGTTATGCATTTGGCTCTCAGCTGTCCAGACGGTTTAAGGAATTATCGATGTATCAAATCACATTCGGCACGTTGTTGTGTGCGATGCTTGGTAGCGGTGGGATGGCCTTTTCTGTTGAACAAGTTTCATGGTCCCATCTTGCTTCGTCCAGCAATATGGCTATGATCATCGGCTTAGGTGTATTCGGCTCAGGTATTGCCTATATCCTCTTTTATTATATGGTGCAAAAAGGGAGCCCAGAGTTTGCTACAATGGTCACTTATCTTGTCCCAGCAAGTGCAATTATATGGGGTAGTACACTGCTGAATGAACAGATTCATTGGAATTTATTATTGGGACTGGTCTTCATTCTTGGGGGCGTGTTCCTTGCAAATCGCAAACGACGTTCTGTAGAAGGAGGTATAAAATGA
- a CDS encoding MIP/aquaporin family protein produces the protein MGASWKKGIAEFIGTFVLVLFGCGSAATAGGNLGNLGIAFAFGLSIVALAYVIGPISGCHINPAVSFAFWIKRKLSSKDFFVYVISQLAGALAGAGILYAIIDSTGSAVTNLGANGYGEGYGIGISLLLALVVEVILTFVFVFTILGVTSDEGNSRVAGLIIGLTLAFVHILGISLTGTSVNPARSLAPALLLGDTALSQVWVFIVAPLVGAGLAALTFKSLKR, from the coding sequence ATGGGAGCTTCTTGGAAAAAGGGAATTGCGGAGTTTATTGGAACGTTTGTGCTTGTACTGTTCGGGTGCGGAAGTGCTGCAACAGCTGGAGGAAATCTAGGAAATTTAGGAATTGCTTTTGCTTTCGGCTTGTCCATTGTCGCTTTGGCTTATGTGATTGGGCCAATCTCGGGCTGTCACATCAACCCAGCTGTTTCCTTCGCTTTTTGGATCAAACGTAAGCTTTCAAGCAAGGATTTCTTCGTTTATGTGATTTCACAGCTAGCTGGTGCGCTTGCAGGTGCAGGCATTCTGTATGCCATCATTGATTCAACGGGAAGTGCCGTAACAAATCTAGGCGCCAACGGCTATGGAGAGGGCTATGGGATTGGGATTTCACTCTTATTGGCACTGGTCGTAGAGGTCATTCTTACTTTTGTTTTCGTCTTTACCATTCTAGGTGTCACTTCGGACGAGGGTAATAGTAGAGTCGCAGGTCTAATCATTGGTCTTACACTCGCATTCGTACATATCCTAGGTATTTCTTTAACGGGCACTTCTGTAAACCCGGCAAGGAGCTTAGCTCCGGCGCTACTCCTTGGAGATACCGCTCTCTCCCAAGTATGGGTGTTTATTGTCGCTCCGCTTGTGGGCGCAGGATTAGCTGCCTTGACTTTCAAGTCCCTTAAACGATAA
- a CDS encoding MFS transporter: MSKQQSIFSPPYLLLSLGIILAVMAVGFEGLAITTVAPAIASDLNGIHLYGWIFSAYLLAQIIGTLVVGRLIDRKGPAQPFTIALLIFVIGLVLAALANSMFLLIASRALQGLGAGAMMTCVYTAISLKYPDELRTKILGAFGTAYVLPSMLGPYVAGVISQQFSWRYVFWGVLPILLISSFLSLPAFRKIQSPAVKATSGGMTSTWLAVLLAIGTGIFLRGLGMLPETLGIILVIVGVALMVQPLRKLLPAGTLTLRRGLPSVLATRGLFFAGYVSTQNFLVLALTDIKGLTADTAGLIVASAAISWSVVAILQARWDAADNGRGRNARIVIGILLLVVGFTTVFWIPAVNIAIAVIGQVIAGIGMGLAHPTSGAVAFSNIGKGGSGEVSASLQFADSFTPGVIIGVGGAIIAISQASGVSMENGLIITMGCNLLLILLCLFASTRTKTSPAADHI, encoded by the coding sequence GGCATTATATTAGCGGTTATGGCCGTTGGATTTGAAGGCTTAGCCATAACAACGGTGGCTCCCGCTATCGCGAGTGACCTAAACGGGATTCACTTGTACGGATGGATTTTTAGCGCGTATTTGCTAGCCCAAATTATTGGAACACTCGTAGTAGGTCGTCTAATTGACCGCAAAGGTCCCGCACAACCTTTTACAATAGCACTCCTTATCTTTGTAATTGGACTCGTATTGGCAGCACTTGCGAATAGCATGTTCCTTCTAATAGCATCTCGCGCACTACAAGGACTTGGAGCAGGGGCCATGATGACGTGCGTATATACGGCTATTTCGTTAAAATACCCCGACGAGCTACGTACTAAAATACTAGGTGCTTTCGGTACCGCCTATGTTCTACCTTCAATGCTTGGCCCTTATGTGGCAGGCGTTATCTCCCAACAGTTCTCGTGGAGGTATGTTTTTTGGGGCGTTCTGCCAATCTTACTTATCTCCTCGTTCCTTAGCTTACCTGCTTTTCGGAAAATACAATCCCCGGCTGTTAAGGCAACAAGCGGCGGAATGACATCTACTTGGCTAGCCGTGTTATTGGCCATAGGTACTGGGATTTTCTTGAGGGGCCTAGGGATGTTACCTGAAACACTAGGAATTATATTAGTTATTGTGGGTGTGGCACTCATGGTGCAGCCGTTACGCAAGCTACTGCCAGCAGGAACCTTGACTCTTCGAAGAGGCTTACCTTCTGTGTTGGCGACACGGGGATTATTTTTCGCCGGATATGTTAGCACCCAGAACTTCCTCGTCCTTGCCTTAACGGATATCAAGGGTCTGACTGCTGATACCGCCGGTTTAATTGTAGCTAGCGCAGCCATTAGCTGGAGTGTTGTGGCCATTTTACAAGCACGATGGGATGCTGCAGATAATGGTCGAGGCCGCAATGCAAGAATCGTCATTGGCATACTGCTGCTTGTTGTTGGATTTACGACTGTTTTCTGGATTCCAGCTGTCAATATTGCCATAGCGGTCATTGGCCAGGTCATTGCAGGTATTGGAATGGGACTTGCCCACCCTACTAGCGGTGCAGTTGCCTTCTCGAATATTGGAAAAGGTGGATCCGGAGAGGTGTCCGCGAGCCTTCAGTTTGCCGATTCATTTACACCTGGCGTTATCATTGGTGTCGGTGGAGCGATCATCGCCATTAGCCAAGCATCTGGAGTGTCGATGGAAAACGGTCTTATCATTACCATGGGATGTAATCTGTTATTGATTCTTCTATGTTTATTTGCTAGCACACGAACTAAAACTAGCCCAGCAGCCGATCATATCTAA